A part of Paraliobacillus zengyii genomic DNA contains:
- a CDS encoding CCA tRNA nucleotidyltransferase — protein sequence MLDALFSQAVIVLEKLEAKGHQAFFVGGAVRDYLLKNPVKDIDIATSATPTEVQAIFPKVIPVGIEHGTVIVRLKKQSFEVTTFRTEGNYSDFRHPDQVQFVNQIGEDLSRRDFTINAIAMDKSGDLYDPFKGQLDIRKQIISTVGNARDRFHEDPLRMMRALRFVSQLNFTLEVETLVAIKEKVAWIEEIAVERLAVEFEKTLAGQAVSDAMVLWSTVQMWDKLPVFKHDPILVQSMETIQTPLLSLHEVFAFLKMEASHVSIKDVVREWKQSNRTFLMADKLVRILHLYKQDGIHNWLLYQLPETLYEAFIRLSRILYQVEIKKTDLLAVVDSLPIQSRKEVELSGTELIALYPNREKGDWIATYLNEIEKAIVDGELLNKKIEIKEWVITCHPPKNN from the coding sequence ATGCTTGATGCCTTATTTTCACAAGCTGTAATTGTATTAGAAAAATTAGAAGCGAAAGGGCATCAGGCATTTTTTGTTGGTGGTGCAGTTCGCGATTATCTATTAAAGAACCCGGTTAAAGATATTGATATTGCAACATCTGCAACTCCGACAGAAGTTCAAGCCATTTTCCCGAAAGTTATCCCAGTTGGAATTGAGCATGGGACTGTCATTGTACGTCTAAAGAAACAATCTTTTGAAGTTACTACATTTCGAACAGAAGGCAATTATTCGGATTTTAGACATCCAGATCAAGTGCAATTCGTTAATCAAATCGGTGAAGATCTTAGTCGTAGAGATTTTACTATTAATGCGATAGCAATGGATAAAAGTGGAGACTTATATGATCCGTTTAAAGGTCAATTGGACATAAGGAAACAGATTATTTCAACAGTAGGAAATGCTCGTGATCGATTTCATGAAGACCCACTGCGAATGATGCGTGCATTACGGTTTGTCAGTCAATTAAATTTCACGCTAGAAGTAGAGACATTAGTTGCAATTAAAGAAAAAGTAGCATGGATAGAAGAGATTGCAGTAGAACGTTTAGCAGTTGAATTTGAGAAAACCCTTGCAGGTCAAGCAGTTTCAGATGCTATGGTACTTTGGTCAACTGTACAAATGTGGGATAAATTGCCTGTATTTAAGCACGATCCAATCTTAGTGCAAAGTATGGAAACTATACAGACCCCACTTTTATCGCTACATGAAGTATTTGCATTTTTAAAAATGGAAGCATCACATGTATCGATTAAAGATGTGGTCCGAGAATGGAAACAATCAAATCGAACTTTTTTAATGGCTGATAAGTTAGTGCGAATTTTACATTTATATAAACAAGATGGTATACATAACTGGCTTTTATATCAATTACCTGAAACATTATATGAAGCGTTTATACGTTTAAGCCGAATCCTTTATCAAGTTGAAATAAAAAAAACAGATTTGTTAGCAGTTGTAGATAGCTTACCTATTCAATCTCGTAAGGAAGTCGAATTATCTGGTACAGAGCTAATTGCGTTGTATCCGAATCGAGAAAAAGGTGATTGGATTGCAACTTATCTTAATGAAATTGAAAAGGCGATTGTTGATGGTGAGTTATTAAATAAAAAGATAGAAATTAAGGAGTGGGTTATTACATGTCATCCACCCAAGAACAATTAA
- the mgsA gene encoding methylglyoxal synthase — translation MKIALVAHDKKKEAIIQFSMSYKHILEKHELFATGTTGTKISEGTGLSITRFLSGPLGGDQQIGAKIATDEMDLIIFFRDPLTAQPHEPDISALMRLCDVHQIPLVTNLAGAEIVIRALEAGFFDWRNLNKKDN, via the coding sequence ATGAAAATTGCATTGGTAGCGCATGATAAAAAGAAAGAAGCAATTATTCAATTCTCTATGTCTTATAAACATATATTAGAAAAACACGAGCTTTTTGCTACAGGAACAACAGGAACTAAAATCAGTGAAGGAACTGGTCTTTCTATCACACGCTTTCTGTCTGGACCACTAGGTGGCGATCAGCAAATTGGCGCGAAGATAGCAACAGATGAAATGGATTTAATAATTTTTTTCAGAGATCCATTAACTGCACAGCCCCATGAACCTGATATTAGTGCATTAATGCGTTTATGTGATGTGCATCAAATTCCTTTAGTTACTAATTTAGCGGGAGCAGAGATTGTCATACGTGCTTTAGAAGCTGGTTTTTTTGATTGGAGAAATCTAAATAAAAAGGATAATTAA
- the dapB gene encoding 4-hydroxy-tetrahydrodipicolinate reductase has translation MSKVKVVVAGPRGRMGSEALRMIEKHDDLELVACLDTKNDQKKVKDVEDLPSFNALIYTDIDQCFSESQADVLVDLTTPEVGFLHTKTAISYGVRPVVGTTGFTSEQLEELTDLAEEKGIGVVIAPNFAIGAVLMMEFSKWAAKYFPDVEIIEKHHDKKLDAPSGTAVKTAELIKQEREAKQQGHPNEKETIAGARGANIDGMHIHSVRLPGLVAHQEVIFGGPGENLTIKHDSFHRESFMSGIKFSIDHVMKLDVLVYGLENLLE, from the coding sequence ATGAGTAAAGTTAAAGTAGTAGTGGCAGGACCTCGTGGACGAATGGGTAGTGAAGCGCTTCGTATGATTGAAAAACATGATGATTTAGAATTAGTGGCTTGTTTAGATACGAAAAATGACCAAAAAAAAGTTAAAGATGTTGAAGATTTACCAAGCTTTAATGCACTAATCTATACGGATATTGATCAATGTTTTAGTGAGTCACAAGCAGATGTATTAGTAGATCTTACTACACCAGAAGTAGGTTTTTTACATACAAAAACGGCTATTTCATATGGTGTACGTCCAGTTGTGGGAACAACGGGTTTTACATCTGAACAATTAGAGGAATTAACTGATTTAGCAGAAGAGAAGGGAATAGGCGTAGTAATTGCACCAAACTTTGCGATTGGGGCAGTATTAATGATGGAATTCTCGAAGTGGGCAGCTAAGTATTTTCCTGACGTTGAAATCATTGAAAAACATCATGATAAAAAACTTGATGCCCCTTCCGGCACAGCGGTGAAGACAGCTGAATTAATAAAGCAAGAACGGGAAGCGAAACAACAGGGACATCCAAATGAAAAAGAAACAATAGCTGGTGCAAGAGGTGCTAATATTGATGGTATGCACATTCATAGTGTAAGATTACCGGGACTAGTTGCTCATCAAGAAGTCATATTCGGTGGACCTGGTGAGAATTTAACTATTAAACATGATTCATTTCATCGGGAATCATTTATGTCTGGAATTAAGTTTTCAATTGATCATGTAATGAAGCTAGATGTACTTGTATATGGTTTAGAAAATCTATTGGAGTAG
- the panB gene encoding 3-methyl-2-oxobutanoate hydroxymethyltransferase, translating to MKTSRTFQTMKHENEKIAMVTAYDYPAAKLAQQANVDMILVGDSLGMVVLGYNSTIQVTVDDMIHHAKAVTRAANDTYVVVDMPFMSYHISLEDGLKNAKRIFQETNAQSLKIEGASPEILTLVTHLTNAGIPVVAHIGLTPQTVNVLGGYRVQGKDQASAEKIIADAKALQASGAIALVLECVPKEVTKIITNQLEIPTIGIGAGSSCDGQVLVYHDLIQYGDNHLPKFVKTYENVTEPIFKALSTYVEEVKTASFPEEKHSYTINADTILPEE from the coding sequence TTGAAAACTAGTAGAACATTTCAGACAATGAAACATGAAAATGAGAAGATTGCAATGGTAACTGCATATGACTATCCTGCAGCGAAACTAGCACAACAGGCAAATGTTGATATGATTTTAGTCGGTGATTCCTTAGGGATGGTTGTACTAGGTTATAATTCAACCATCCAAGTAACAGTAGATGACATGATTCACCATGCAAAAGCAGTAACAAGAGCTGCAAATGATACATATGTTGTAGTAGACATGCCTTTTATGTCGTATCATATTTCATTAGAAGATGGATTAAAAAATGCAAAACGTATTTTTCAAGAAACAAATGCACAAAGTTTAAAAATTGAGGGTGCATCACCTGAGATTCTAACTTTAGTCACACATTTAACAAATGCTGGAATTCCAGTCGTTGCTCATATAGGCTTGACTCCACAAACAGTCAATGTCCTTGGCGGATATCGTGTTCAGGGTAAAGACCAGGCTAGTGCTGAAAAAATCATTGCAGATGCCAAGGCATTACAAGCAAGCGGTGCAATTGCTTTAGTATTAGAATGTGTACCAAAAGAAGTCACTAAAATAATAACGAATCAACTAGAAATTCCGACAATTGGTATTGGAGCAGGTAGTTCATGTGATGGTCAAGTGCTTGTCTATCATGATTTGATCCAATACGGTGACAATCATCTTCCGAAATTCGTAAAAACATATGAAAATGTTACGGAACCTATTTTTAAAGCATTATCAACATATGTCGAAGAAGTTAAAACTGCGAGCTTTCCGGAAGAAAAACATAGCTACACGATTAATGCAGATACAATACTACCGGAGGAATAA
- a CDS encoding YitT family protein: protein MSLFGLKLKNIFFILIGSAIFSFGIVHFNMQNNLGEGGFTGITLLFYFLWNWDPAILNIILNIPAFIIGWRFLGRNTFLYSIIGTLAVSVFLYIFQISPYQLHLESDMTLVALFAGVFIGVGLGIIFRYGGTTGGVDIIARIVHKYVGWSMGKTMFIFDAAVIATSLVLYLELVEGMYTLVAVYLASRVIDFIQEGAYSARGTTIISNYSHQISEKILIEMDRGVTVLQGKGRFSGENKEILYCVVGRNEIVRLKSIIHQIDPHAFVAVSAVHDVLGEGFTLDENKKPYPD, encoded by the coding sequence TTGTCATTATTTGGTTTAAAATTGAAAAATATTTTCTTTATTTTAATTGGTTCAGCTATTTTTTCGTTTGGTATAGTTCACTTTAATATGCAAAACAATTTGGGGGAAGGTGGATTTACAGGGATTACGTTACTTTTCTATTTCTTATGGAATTGGGACCCAGCTATTTTAAACATCATTCTAAATATACCGGCATTTATTATAGGTTGGCGTTTCTTGGGTCGAAATACGTTTCTATATTCGATTATTGGAACTTTAGCAGTATCTGTGTTCTTATATATTTTTCAGATTAGTCCTTATCAACTTCATTTAGAATCCGACATGACACTTGTCGCATTATTTGCAGGTGTGTTTATTGGTGTTGGTCTTGGAATTATCTTTCGCTATGGCGGGACTACAGGTGGGGTCGATATTATTGCTCGGATCGTTCATAAATATGTTGGCTGGAGCATGGGGAAGACGATGTTCATTTTTGACGCAGCCGTAATAGCAACATCTCTTGTTCTGTATTTAGAATTAGTTGAAGGTATGTATACACTAGTCGCCGTTTATCTTGCTTCACGTGTGATTGATTTTATACAAGAAGGTGCTTATTCTGCAAGAGGTACAACGATTATCTCCAATTATAGTCATCAAATTTCAGAGAAAATCCTAATAGAGATGGACAGAGGCGTAACTGTCTTGCAAGGAAAAGGCCGATTCTCTGGAGAAAATAAAGAAATATTATATTGTGTCGTTGGTAGAAATGAAATTGTACGCTTAAAATCAATCATTCATCAGATTGATCCGCATGCTTTTGTAGCTGTTTCTGCGGTACATGATGTTTTAGGAGAAGGTTTTACGTTGGATGAGAATAAAAAGCCCTATCCAGATTAA
- the bshA gene encoding N-acetyl-alpha-D-glucosaminyl L-malate synthase BshA, with amino-acid sequence MKKIGITCYPSVGGSGIVATELGKFLAKKGHEVHFITSSIPFRLNSVHKNIYFHEVEVNHYPVFQYPPYDLALANKMAEVIDTEELDILHVHYAMPHAICALLAKQMARRDIKIVTTLHGTDITVLGIDRSLKRMITHGIENSDAVTAVSNSLVKQTQDMLAVNKKINVVYNFVDESEYYYQDTSDLRNHYGIKSDEKVLLHISNFRKVKRIQDVIYAFRDINEKIPSKLILIGDGPEYAEMFQLVESLQLQDRVLFLGKQNNIASILSLADLKLLLSEKESFGLVLIEAMACGVPCIGTNIGGIPEVIEDGINGYIVELGDNEAIVSKALHLLTNKDEWKAFSQAAIAHVKQEFSADKIVDEYEQIYDRLLEGENNA; translated from the coding sequence ATTAAAAAAATTGGAATAACATGTTACCCATCTGTAGGTGGTTCTGGCATCGTTGCTACTGAATTAGGGAAATTTTTAGCAAAAAAAGGACATGAAGTTCATTTTATAACATCAAGCATACCATTTCGATTAAATAGCGTTCATAAGAATATATACTTTCATGAGGTAGAGGTAAACCATTATCCAGTTTTTCAATACCCACCGTATGATCTAGCTCTTGCAAATAAAATGGCTGAAGTAATTGATACAGAAGAATTAGACATCTTACATGTTCATTATGCGATGCCTCATGCTATTTGTGCCTTACTGGCTAAACAAATGGCTAGACGTGATATAAAGATTGTTACGACATTGCATGGAACAGATATTACTGTACTTGGTATTGATCGAAGTTTAAAACGAATGATCACGCACGGAATTGAGAATTCAGATGCTGTTACGGCTGTCTCAAACAGTCTAGTTAAGCAAACACAAGATATGTTAGCAGTTAACAAGAAAATTAATGTTGTCTATAATTTTGTCGATGAAAGTGAATATTATTATCAAGATACGAGTGATCTTCGTAATCATTATGGTATCAAGTCTGATGAAAAAGTACTATTACATATTTCTAATTTTCGTAAAGTGAAAAGAATACAAGATGTTATCTATGCTTTTCGTGACATAAATGAGAAAATTCCTTCTAAATTAATACTGATTGGCGATGGACCAGAGTACGCTGAAATGTTCCAACTAGTGGAATCGTTGCAATTACAAGACCGCGTTCTATTTTTAGGTAAGCAAAATAATATCGCTTCAATATTATCGTTAGCTGATCTAAAGTTATTGTTATCTGAAAAAGAAAGTTTTGGCCTTGTTTTAATAGAAGCAATGGCGTGTGGTGTCCCTTGTATTGGTACAAATATTGGTGGTATTCCTGAAGTAATTGAGGATGGAATAAATGGCTATATTGTGGAATTAGGAGATAACGAAGCGATCGTTTCCAAGGCACTTCATTTATTAACAAATAAAGATGAATGGAAAGCATTTTCTCAAGCGGCAATAGCTCACGTAAAGCAAGAATTCTCGGCTGATAAAATAGTTGATGAATATGAACAAATCTATGATCGACTTTTAGAGGGTGAAAATAATGCTTGA
- the dinG gene encoding ATP-dependent DNA helicase DinG encodes MNKYVIIDLETTGHTPSKGDRIIEVGIIVWSNGEIIEEYSTLVNPEVNISTFITNLTGITDEDVSGQPIFEDIAEQIRILFDDAYFVAHNVPFDLGFLNDEFKRVGLAPLIQPVIDTVELSRILLPQAPGFKLGQLATFLELSHVDPHRALSDAHVTSYLLAHLLNKIYALPYETIVQLRQMEPRIKSDLGEVLKERENQLAFLTEEPEGIEIFRGLALKKHVTKAKSTNNTTISFGEIMERFYQKDGDLAKAMSQFEMRSGQREMTELIYDAFQSKQHAIIEAETGTGKSLAYLIVALFQAVHDNERVVVSTHLTQLQTQLIEKEIPLLEKVLSFPFQTAILKGKQHYLSLAKFEQTLRSSEFDNYDITLTKAIILIWLTETTTGDIDEIQLPSSGQQFFRKVSTEAEGGLDVSSPWFTRSFYYRAKTNAQKSDVIITNHALLCANMTSEIPLLPSFQKIIIDEAHHLEATASKHFGLSLDYVSVQRTLQAIGSMEDGAWIQKLMKYDNDIALICKEYEWDKWWLEAKEETDTLFRFLFQYVKEKQVNDIAINDIGRYQYRIPEGTDQGWDTIIEMVNRLSFQLRDLIHILSRILHLMRESDMAVDLMEEVKWHMKRIQTIIDELENYFIHQLKMEEVKWIEIDAFGAQNAVYLYQEPIDVADLLQEKLFQEKQSVIMTSATLTMKNSFSVFKERVGLLKEDVLEKKIISPYAYEDQVQLLIPTDFPYAKYGKMDDFIEATCEAILSLAHITKGRMLVLFTSYDMLKKAYILLREIIDEEEYMLIAQGVSSGSRSRLKKNFQTFDQAILLGTNSFWEGIDIPGSDLSCVVIVRLPFQPPNHPVYQAKANYLKKSGKNPFATLALPNAIIRFKQGFGRLIRSSTDRGIVFVCDDRIMTAKYSNYFIDSIPEIPIHHKTTKELMEIAQDWL; translated from the coding sequence ATGAACAAATATGTAATTATTGATTTGGAAACTACTGGACATACACCATCTAAAGGTGATCGAATTATAGAAGTGGGCATAATTGTTTGGTCAAATGGCGAAATAATTGAAGAATATTCTACTTTAGTAAATCCAGAAGTCAACATATCAACTTTTATAACAAATTTAACAGGTATTACGGATGAAGATGTTTCCGGTCAACCAATATTCGAGGATATAGCAGAACAAATCAGAATACTCTTTGATGATGCATATTTTGTCGCGCATAATGTACCGTTTGATTTAGGGTTTTTAAATGATGAGTTTAAACGGGTAGGTCTTGCTCCCTTAATACAACCGGTGATTGATACGGTAGAACTATCACGTATATTATTACCTCAAGCACCAGGTTTTAAATTGGGTCAGTTAGCTACGTTTTTAGAATTAAGCCATGTAGACCCACATCGAGCGCTGTCTGATGCGCATGTAACATCTTATTTACTTGCGCATTTATTAAATAAAATATATGCATTACCATACGAAACAATTGTTCAACTTAGGCAAATGGAACCAAGAATAAAAAGTGATCTAGGAGAAGTTTTAAAAGAACGAGAAAATCAATTAGCTTTTCTAACAGAAGAACCTGAAGGTATTGAAATTTTTCGAGGGTTAGCTTTAAAGAAACACGTAACAAAAGCAAAGTCGACTAACAACACAACTATTTCTTTTGGTGAAATCATGGAGCGATTTTATCAAAAAGATGGTGACTTGGCGAAGGCGATGAGTCAGTTTGAAATGCGAAGTGGACAGCGTGAAATGACTGAACTAATCTATGATGCATTTCAGTCAAAACAACATGCTATTATTGAAGCAGAAACGGGTACAGGTAAATCATTAGCTTACTTAATCGTGGCTTTATTTCAGGCAGTTCATGATAATGAACGAGTGGTAGTTAGTACGCATCTAACGCAGTTACAGACGCAGTTAATCGAGAAAGAAATACCTTTACTAGAAAAAGTACTGTCTTTTCCATTCCAAACAGCTATCTTAAAAGGAAAACAACATTATCTTAGTTTGGCTAAATTTGAACAAACACTCCGTTCATCTGAATTTGACAACTACGATATTACGTTAACAAAAGCAATTATCCTAATTTGGCTAACGGAAACTACTACTGGTGATATAGATGAAATTCAATTACCATCAAGTGGACAACAATTCTTTCGTAAAGTTTCTACTGAAGCAGAAGGTGGTTTAGATGTTAGCTCTCCTTGGTTCACACGTTCTTTTTATTATAGGGCTAAAACAAATGCTCAAAAATCGGATGTAATCATTACGAATCACGCATTATTATGTGCTAATATGACAAGCGAGATTCCTTTATTGCCATCATTTCAGAAGATAATTATCGATGAAGCACATCATTTAGAAGCAACTGCTTCTAAACATTTTGGACTGAGTTTAGATTACGTTTCCGTTCAACGAACATTACAAGCGATTGGAAGTATGGAAGATGGAGCTTGGATTCAAAAATTAATGAAGTATGACAATGACATTGCTCTTATTTGTAAAGAATACGAATGGGATAAATGGTGGTTAGAGGCTAAAGAAGAAACGGATACCTTATTTCGCTTTTTATTTCAATATGTTAAAGAAAAACAAGTAAATGACATTGCAATTAACGATATAGGTCGTTATCAATATCGTATACCAGAGGGAACAGATCAAGGTTGGGACACAATTATTGAGATGGTAAACCGATTGTCTTTTCAATTACGTGACCTCATTCATATTTTATCACGAATCTTACATTTGATGCGGGAAAGTGACATGGCTGTAGATTTAATGGAAGAAGTTAAATGGCATATGAAACGCATTCAGACTATTATCGATGAATTGGAAAATTATTTTATTCACCAATTGAAAATGGAAGAAGTTAAATGGATTGAAATTGATGCATTTGGAGCTCAAAATGCAGTGTATTTATACCAAGAACCAATTGATGTTGCCGATCTGTTACAGGAGAAACTATTCCAAGAAAAACAGAGCGTTATCATGACGAGTGCAACGTTAACAATGAAAAATTCATTCTCTGTTTTTAAGGAAAGAGTCGGTCTTCTAAAAGAAGATGTTTTAGAAAAGAAAATCATTTCACCATACGCATACGAAGATCAAGTTCAGTTATTAATTCCAACTGATTTCCCCTATGCAAAATACGGTAAAATGGATGATTTTATTGAAGCAACGTGTGAAGCGATTTTATCATTAGCTCATATTACAAAGGGTAGGATGCTCGTTTTATTTACATCTTATGATATGTTAAAAAAAGCGTATATTTTATTACGTGAGATAATCGATGAAGAAGAATATATGTTAATTGCTCAGGGGGTTTCAAGCGGAAGTCGATCTAGATTAAAAAAGAATTTTCAAACATTTGATCAGGCTATCTTGTTAGGTACGAATTCTTTTTGGGAAGGAATTGATATTCCAGGAAGTGATTTATCTTGTGTTGTGATCGTGCGATTACCATTTCAACCACCTAATCATCCGGTATATCAAGCAAAAGCAAACTATCTAAAAAAGTCGGGAAAAAACCCGTTTGCCACACTAGCCTTACCTAATGCAATTATTCGTTTTAAACAAGGATTTGGTCGATTAATTCGTTCCAGTACTGATCGAGGTATTGTATTTGTTTGTGATGATCGAATAATGACTGCTAAATACAGTAATTACTTTATTGATTCGATACCAGAAATACCTATCCATCATAAAACAACAAAAGAATTAATGGAAATAGCTCAAGATTGGTTATGA
- the panD gene encoding aspartate 1-decarboxylase produces MYRTMMKGKIHRARVTEANLDYVGSITIDQDILDKVDILPHEKVQIVNNNNGARLETYVIPGERGSKVICLNGAAARLVQKNDIVIIVSYALVSDEEFSTYKPKVAIMNEKNDVVEMLEQETPLTSLQS; encoded by the coding sequence ATGTATCGCACGATGATGAAAGGGAAGATCCATCGAGCTCGTGTTACCGAAGCAAATTTAGATTATGTTGGTAGTATTACAATTGATCAGGATATACTAGATAAAGTCGATATTTTACCGCACGAAAAGGTGCAGATCGTTAATAATAATAATGGAGCTAGATTAGAAACATATGTGATTCCAGGAGAAAGAGGAAGTAAAGTTATTTGTCTAAATGGTGCTGCCGCAAGACTTGTTCAAAAAAACGATATAGTGATAATCGTTTCATATGCGCTAGTATCTGATGAAGAGTTTTCAACTTATAAACCTAAAGTTGCCATTATGAACGAAAAAAATGACGTGGTTGAGATGCTTGAACAGGAGACACCACTTACGTCACTTCAGTCTTAA
- a CDS encoding biotin--[acetyl-CoA-carboxylase] ligase, giving the protein MSSTQEQLMELLALSGTAFISGQAISERLDISRTAVWKQMKRLEEEGYQIEAVPNKGYRIVAFPLKMSKNTLQWGLKTKWLGKSMVYQEKMPSTQTKANKLAQDGYAHGTVVIADRQESGRGRMNRSWFSNNDLGAWLSIILRPDVPPLQAPQFTLVAATVLAELIEEEVGVTPTIKWPNDILIHGKKVAGILTEMQAEQDNINHIVIGIGLNVNQTADSFEEEISQFATSLKIEVEKTLKKQELIQALLQRFEEAYDRYLLMGFSETKSKWESFGYKINKEIVYKAGNVEKQGIIRGISADGALRIENEQNQIEVLYSAEIKW; this is encoded by the coding sequence ATGTCATCCACCCAAGAACAATTAATGGAGTTATTAGCATTAAGTGGTACTGCATTTATTTCTGGACAAGCTATTTCTGAAAGACTTGACATATCACGCACAGCAGTATGGAAGCAGATGAAACGTTTAGAAGAAGAAGGTTACCAAATAGAAGCCGTTCCAAATAAAGGCTATCGGATTGTTGCATTCCCTTTGAAAATGAGTAAAAACACACTCCAATGGGGATTGAAGACAAAGTGGTTAGGGAAAAGTATGGTCTACCAAGAGAAAATGCCCTCCACTCAAACGAAAGCAAATAAATTAGCTCAAGATGGATATGCCCATGGAACCGTGGTAATAGCGGATCGACAAGAAAGCGGAAGAGGACGTATGAATCGGTCATGGTTCTCTAACAATGATTTAGGTGCGTGGTTGAGTATTATTTTACGTCCTGATGTTCCGCCATTACAGGCGCCACAATTCACTTTAGTAGCAGCAACAGTATTAGCTGAACTGATTGAAGAAGAGGTAGGTGTTACACCTACAATTAAATGGCCAAATGATATACTTATTCATGGTAAGAAAGTAGCAGGAATTTTAACTGAAATGCAAGCAGAACAAGATAATATCAATCACATTGTAATAGGAATTGGTCTGAATGTAAATCAAACCGCAGATAGTTTTGAAGAGGAGATAAGTCAATTTGCCACTTCTTTAAAAATAGAAGTTGAAAAGACACTTAAAAAACAAGAATTGATTCAAGCACTATTACAACGCTTTGAAGAAGCGTATGATCGCTATCTATTAATGGGGTTTTCAGAAACAAAAAGTAAATGGGAATCCTTTGGTTATAAAATAAATAAAGAAATAGTTTATAAAGCAGGAAATGTTGAAAAGCAAGGAATTATTAGAGGGATTAGTGCTGATGGTGCATTACGGATAGAAAACGAGCAAAATCAAATTGAAGTCTTGTATTCAGCAGAAATAAAGTGGTAA
- the panC gene encoding pantoate--beta-alanine ligase, producing MQIIKTVSSMQEYTLKNKRIGKKIGFVPTMGYLHEGHESLLKKARQENDILVASIFVNPLQFGPNEDFEKYPRNEQHDIEIAKKNGVDALYMPTVEEMYPTDLGITIQVVDRVDVLCAKSRPGHFDGVVTVLTKLFHTTSPDHVYFGIKDAQQVAVVDQLIKDYNFPIQLHMLETIREVDGLAKSSRNVYLTEQERTEAPSLFMSLQVAQQKIFDGEKNPAIIVNEVKKYINTHTTGNIDYVEILRFPSLKPLTRVDQQVIIAVAVQFSQARLIDNIILMPDGTSSNVLG from the coding sequence ATGCAGATTATAAAAACAGTTAGCTCCATGCAGGAGTATACATTGAAAAACAAGAGAATTGGGAAGAAGATTGGATTTGTTCCGACAATGGGCTATTTGCATGAAGGACATGAATCTTTACTTAAGAAAGCCCGTCAAGAAAATGATATTTTGGTTGCAAGTATCTTTGTCAATCCCTTACAGTTTGGTCCTAATGAAGATTTCGAAAAGTATCCACGAAACGAACAACATGATATAGAAATTGCGAAAAAGAATGGCGTGGATGCTCTTTATATGCCTACAGTAGAAGAAATGTACCCAACAGATTTAGGTATAACAATTCAAGTGGTTGATCGTGTTGATGTCTTATGCGCTAAATCACGACCAGGTCATTTTGATGGTGTTGTCACTGTATTAACGAAATTATTCCATACAACCTCACCAGATCATGTATATTTTGGAATCAAGGATGCGCAACAAGTTGCGGTTGTTGATCAACTTATTAAAGATTACAATTTTCCAATACAATTGCACATGTTAGAGACAATAAGAGAAGTAGATGGTTTAGCTAAAAGCAGTAGAAACGTCTATCTAACAGAACAAGAACGCACTGAAGCTCCTTCATTATTTATGAGTTTACAAGTAGCGCAACAAAAAATATTTGACGGTGAAAAAAATCCTGCTATTATAGTGAATGAAGTAAAAAAATATATCAATACGCACACAACTGGTAATATAGATTATGTTGAAATATTACGATTTCCATCGTTAAAGCCTTTAACTAGAGTAGATCAGCAAGTGATCATTGCAGTTGCTGTACAATTTAGTCAAGCTAGGCTTATTGATAATATTATCTTAATGCCTGATGGCACAAGTTCAAACGTATTAGGCTAG
- a CDS encoding nucleotide pyrophosphohydrolase, with product MSIEDKHNTVEMQKRVDTYIAQFKEGYFSPLSMLARFTEEIGELAREVNHVHGEKTKKDTEDSNTIEDELGDLMFVVLSFANSLDIDISQAFDKAMTKIETRDKDRWTKIDLERDQDE from the coding sequence ATGTCAATTGAAGATAAACATAATACAGTGGAAATGCAAAAACGTGTCGATACATACATAGCGCAATTTAAAGAAGGATATTTTAGTCCCTTAAGTATGTTAGCTCGCTTTACAGAAGAAATTGGGGAGTTAGCAAGAGAAGTTAATCATGTGCATGGAGAAAAAACTAAAAAGGATACAGAAGATTCAAATACAATTGAAGATGAATTAGGTGATTTGATGTTTGTTGTACTTTCATTTGCTAATTCGTTAGATATTGACATTAGTCAAGCTTTTGATAAAGCGATGACAAAAATTGAAACAAGAGACAAAGACAGATGGACAAAAATAGATTTGGAGCGTGATCAAGATGAGTAA